The Solenopsis invicta isolate M01_SB chromosome 3, UNIL_Sinv_3.0, whole genome shotgun sequence region TGCTAGAGCtagcatatttaattattattcattattatagcaaattaatatatttaacactttGCGGTCCGTCGACAACACAGTATCGTCACGTGAATCTCAACGTTACAGTCCATCGATGGCACAATGCCGCTGTCGTGTAAGAATATTGAACTTAATTAAACACAAGATACACAAAATACTTTAACTGCTGTTTTTATATCAGCACACATTTACAGTACAATATGCGACTGACAATGAGTAGCTTTGTATTATAATCGTAGTTTGTTTCAGTCAGATGGTACAGCAGGGTGAAATATACGCAAAGTGTTAAGTATATGAGAATggaagagatttttttaaaaattaaataacgtaaataatcgcaaatgtaaaaacatttgtataaaaatgagaaatctaGGAACACAGGAAAATAATGATAACGTCCCAAAGTAACTCTTAGATTCCTAAACTTTGACTAATAGCAAAACTTTCAAATTAATCTTAGATTCCGTGCTAATTGAAAATCGAGATTCTAACAGGGTGAAGAGAATTCAATTAAGAGTTGATTAAATGCAATAACTAACACATCCAGCGATTTAAAGAGAATATAAAGGTATCCAAGATTCTAAGATGAGTCAACTATATTGAATATCGGGGGAACGTTTGCAGAAGTTTGCAAAGTCATCGATGAGCATTATTTGGCCAACCACTTTAtccaaaaacaataataattgcaGGCGCACTGACCTGGTAGACATTTCCTCTTGTTTCGACATCTCTTCTTCGTCTTCACCGCTGctagtagtggtggtggtgatgatggtggtggtggaggaAGGTTGGAGGTGGCGAAGCTCAGTCACCCGCGGAGAACTATTCTCTTTCTTTCGCTCtcctcactctctctctcgctctggCAGGAGGGCAACGGGAAGCAGGATACTCATCGGACGTTCGCTATCATCCTGTGTCTTGGACTAGACTGCACACTGGCACCGGAGAACCCGTTCCTctccctcttctttttttctcagcTCTTCTCGAACCGGCGCAGGAACACCCGAAGGTTGCCCTCAACTTTTATCGTACCAAAACGGTCACCGCGTCGCGCCATTATAAGACCGGTGTGCACCACGGTGTGCACGTTACGGTATGCACGTAAGGATTGTTTTCTTCGAGTTGGCtagctggctggctggctgacCGGCTCGCTGACCGACTGGTTGGCAATACCGACTTTTAACTGAGCTACCACACGGAGGTGCTCTTGGTACACCGCGGCGAGACTACAAGGTGGAGACAGGTCGAGTAGCGTGATCCAGCGCACGATCACCGAGAGGGTGGGAGATTTCTTCGCATGCACAACCACCGCTTGCTCGGCTCCCACCATCGCGGGTTACCgatggcgcggcgcggcgcggcacgacGCGATTCCCAAAGACGACTTAGGTACCGCAAACATCTTGTATACACTTTGCAAATATGATCTCGAGAATATCCATCGTGTTTACCTCTTCAAGGACTTTCAAGGATCCAAAAGGATACATTGCGACGGTTTCTCAATTGAAATCCTAACTCTACTGTGATGAGACGCGAAGAATAAGAAGAAATGATCGTATGCAGTAATcgttataaatgtaaaaattagattaccctaacagcacaagatatcgaacgaatattgtgatattttacaaatgtacGCACGATGTCACGATATTGtgcgaatgttcgtacgatatctggaatattctagaatattcatacgatatcttgtgtTGTTAGGGtacattacaattattacattattttaattaataattgataattgaaGGGTGAAATATTGTGAGAAAGCAAGAATTGGAAGATTTTAAGATTGCGTTTTCTATTTTGGCATAGTAGTATTgcgaaaatttattgtatttacttCTATTAACTCTCCAACACCATCGTCAATGGTATTTTGTCAAAATACCGTGTACATTAAGCTAGAAAGATACAGAATTCAGTCGCTCTTCTTTCTCCTCCAAAGGCGAATCCTGTCCTTTCTTTTAGACCTTTTTCCTCCGCTTCTGTGCATGCTCCTTCTGGTGCTTCTCCTTCTGCTTCTCCCCCCACCCCCTTGCTCGGCGGGTCTGGCTCTTGGGATCGTCATTCTGCAAGTTCGCAtcattagtttttattttgcGACGGTACCGTGCTATTTTTATCCCGCAGTACTCCTCCTTTCTTCCTCTACATCATTATCactatcttcttcttcttcttcttcttcgtccttCTTCGCCCGTCCTCGAAGACTACCTGCGCGCATGTAGTTATTATTATACGGAACTTAAGTCCAAGGAACCCAAGACAGGACAGAGCGAGGACCCACTCCTTGACCGAAAAGTTCAAAGAACTTAATTCGGCAGAATTAGTTTTACGCCCACCGCTCGCAGATATTAATGTAACTGTTTTTCAAGCTATATCGATATTCATCGTTGGGATATCATTCTcttcatttgtttttaatttacattggaAAGCAAACGAAAGAACGTAGTACATATATCGATTgcgaaaaataaaagataagagAATAGTTGTTTCTCTTCCCGTTTGAGCAAATAGGAACTCTAGAGATGAAACAGCAAACGTTTAATTTTCAAGCAGCCAGCGTTTTTCCGATCTTGTACATACGTATACGATCGAATCGACGACGCCGCGACGCCGCCGCGCGGAGGGGTATTCTCGCGCTTCTCtcgcattgcttttttttttcttcgacaaCGCGGCATACCTTTCACTACCTTCGTAGCCTTCTACGACGGCGCGATTATTAGCATAATGTTTTCCATGTTCGTACTTGCATTGCTTTTCGCGAGCACAGATCCCCatgacgcggcgcggcgccgtcGCAACCACACGAcgtactcgcgcgcgcgcgcgttcaagCCTAAGCAAAAGCACTAACTCGAGAACTGGTTTTCTACCTCGCGGAATACTCGaaccggcggcgcggcgcgacggacaAAGAAGGCGGCATTGATTGCCAGAGATTACGGTAAAAGTTAGCGCTGTTTGTTTCACTCCTTTCCCCCTCccgttttttttcctcttcttttttcttcaagaTAAGGGAAAAATTTATCTGGACGTGTCATATCCTCCGCGACGTGAGACCGCAGCCGCATGTCAGCCGAAAAAATGCAGTATTTGCATTTTCGCCACTTCCTGTTTATGGAGAAACGGTCTAAATTGAGTACGGCTGTAAGCTCGGGTATCAAAACGGCGATCCCAAAGCGAACGATTATTTCGATCTCTCTGGCGTTAATGGATTCTACAGAAATGTATACCGTTATGACGACCTTGCTACTAATGGCGTCTTGTTGCTGAATAAGAGAATTACCGTGTCTTCATCGtgtcttttaaaagaaaaggaaaaaaaacgaaTTGTGTGCACGCAGCATTAATAGCATTCTATGTCCAATAATTTTCGACGAAGTCCGAGGGAGCCTGTAAAACAATCCGTATATGTAACATGAGACGTATAGTTTTCACGATGCAAAATatgaagaagagaaaaaatccGAATCTAATCgaaagtaaaattgaaattcaaagATCTAAGATTTCAACgaagaattttaatagaataacttgaaaacatttcaatataatttaagcataaaaattattgtaattattacaatatgatTTActcatttattgtaatttacgcgATATGGTATGATAAAGGAATGgcagtatatacatatatatatatatatatatatatacatacatatatatatatatatatatatatatatatatatatatatatatatatatatatacatacatatatatatatatatatatatatatatatatatatatagtatttataGTTGTGTATGGGCATCCAGCGTGACTGGAAGTAATCACGTGGCGTCAATATTAGCCCGGTCTGGTCAAGAATAGCCCTGATGGGAATCCCGTCTGACCACCTTGCCCCCCATGATCGGTCAACATCTAAATTAGGATAAATGTGCCGTTGTAGATGCGATGTATTATCGTTATTTGCTTATCAGCTGGCCGGATCGTGACGTGGCCGCTATTAATCGTCGTGCTTTTTGTTATGCGAGCCgcataaatgtttcaaattaaACCGTAATTgaaacaagattttattttaaatataagatgaTTCTGAAGTGTGATACGATTTGTCATACAACATTTTGATCTTGGAATTTTAAACAGTGTATAATTTCGCTGTAATCACTTTCTTTTGactttcttttcaattttcaagatttttaaaaaatttctcaggAACAAAATTCATGGAgatctatataaaattcttgGAAATTTGAAAAGttgctaaaattttaaataatgcaatcTGTTCACTTTATCAgaagttcttttatttttttgcgatttataATTCCAAATTTCCAAAAACAgacattaatttcaaataagatattttaaaagttatcttAAACTagcttttaaaaattgtaattataaattaggaCAGTAGGATCATATGGATGTTTTTTTGATGTCATTCCTAAAAGGTAAAGGCTTTTGCTGAATTCCAGAAAACATCTATTAACAAATGACTTGAGCACATTATTATGCtttctaaaatatatgtattattaatattatcgaaCTATATTATTTTCGCAGCACAAAATCTATCGGATTATAAGACGTCTTTAAGACTACTTTTGGAAATGTATCTTTAAAACGTCTTATGattcaattttaaactttgtgtTGTCTAAATTTTGCCGCTTAATATCAAAGTAGCGATATCTTTCAGTAAATCTGAAACTTTAGacgattaatttatatattttcctttaaataatttgatgttAGTGAAGCTGATAAATTAACCACTCAAAGTTTCATGGACTTAACGAAAGATATTGCCACTTTGATGTTCCTTGAAAGAATTCAAATTTATCAATTAGTTCTACAGctataatagttatattttaCTACATTTTCAATTCAAGAAAAGACTGTAATacgataataatatatgtactcAAAGGGGTAACCACTCTTGAATTCCGATATTTAACCCATTACAAGTCCGATGAATTTCATGGTGGTTGGAGATTTGGTTTTTGTAGTAAATTTTTGAACACAGTTATCAGAGATCACACGATGCTGTTTCTAGAAAAGAGTCATCAAAAATTTTGACTGTACCATTTTGCAAAGAACaagtcaataaaaatttttgttaaaaaataatacaattaaaacttttagtgacttgtttttttttagaaaaatttcctatgattataataaattccAATAAAGTCTGATAAAGTTCGATGAAATCCAACGTAGTTTAGTAAATTCCAtcgtagtccgatgaagtccagtGAAGTCTTGAAATCCAAAGTCCGAAGGTGTACATCTATTTTCTGAATGGTTATCCCCTGGCATGTATTATTATATCGatgtattgattttttaatgtcGTTCAAATGGCGCAGCATATTAAAGTTTAGTATTTCCATAGTTAAAAACGATAATGTCTCTAATTAATTGCTAGAGTAAAATTGCTAAGagtaaaaatcagaaaaaatacagaataccaaaaataacaaaaatttatctaaaattaatttaaatttatttaaaatagtcaATACAATTTTACtgtcgaattaaaaaaaaagcataaaGATACTCTTTGCAACTTTATtatgatacataaatataagtttaaatCTCTTAACGCACTCTATATATTTGAAAGTGAAATAATGTCGGAAGATTGGGTATATGAAAAAGaacataataacaattatttatattcatattatttggTTTACAGAAGTTAACAAACATAGATTGAATCTAAAAATCAGTTCGCTATagacattatttttacaaatatataaatatatatttaattacaaaaataaatggaattttttatttgattcttagAGTTTCGTAAATGttacattttgtaacattttgtaaaatacacatttatatatcaattattaatgttaagtaTGATATCATATCATCGCATAATTTTGAAATTCCTGTCAAAGTGTCGTTTTGTaggcttatatatatattgtatattatcaGCTGCGTTATTAAAGCTAgtaatattattagtattattattagtacATCTCGGTATCACCAACATCGAAGCTTTGACAAAACGTGATGCTCTGACAAGTCAaggtttaaaaatatctttcgtTGTTGGTGAAACCGAAATTAGCTGAACACATTTTCATATCTCTCCACAAATATAGCGTTTGTAACCACGGATACCcaatcacattattattattacaagtaACATTCAATAAACAGagagagatataaataaaactaaatttaacaGAACAAAGTGTAGTAACATTTTCgtacttgtaaaaaaatttttaatttccacaCATTTTTCTTCTTGTCAGAgaatcaaagattaaaaaattaaaataacattaaaattacattatcaatttatagtttttataaattaaatataacattaaataaagttacatgTATTTAAAGGATAACATTGGAAGACACTTAAATATCAATACAAGAAGAGAATTatgtaagtaaatataaaaaccattaattgttttaacaatATTGTTTAACATCAAAATTAGGATCTAAACGCAGCGTGCTAATCGGAACTTGTGGAGTATAtggcattaaaatattattatttgttaattacaaGATCATCtgcattaaaaatgttattggcCCCATTCTGatgttattattgtaatttgcaCAAAATTTCAACCACTAAATGCTATGTGTAAATATAGCTTTAAACAATTCGAACAATTCCCATAGAAATAACTCGAATGCAAATGGTATATTTACTCAGTTCGCATTTGATAATTCGGTTCGTTTCGCAATATTACTGAGTTATTTTGACTTCGCAATTTTGCAATTAGACATTATGACTCAACCTAGAGGAAGACGAATGCTCCTAATAATAGCAGGAGTATTTTTGACAAGTGGCTGAATAGTGTATTTGAAATCgtcattctaaaatatttatattaactttctCGATCGAATGCATTTCTTATCAATACAATATTGCCAGTATATTCATCGaatcaaatgaataaaattaaaatgttttaactaATTATCTCTAACTAAAGTATTTTCCTAAAATGAGAGATGAAGAGCAAAAGCATATtctatatttcataaaaatatagaataatatattagaataatatattttttaattatcttggTTCTTAGTATATATGAAACATTCcctttatatttcaaaatgttgGTCATACAATATTGTCATACGAACTTGTGTCGTTATAAAGTAAAACCCGTTTTTCAATTCGCAACAAATTGCGAATTGTGTTTCGCTGCAATTCGAGATCATTAATATACCGCAGCGAGCAGAAACAAACCTATAAACACTGTGGATGGACTGTAGGATCTGCGGTTGTCCACTATTAAATCCAATTATATCATAGTACTATATATAATCTTAATATCGCGTTACTGATAATAACTGtaaattgttttaaacttttactcaataataatattaatagactGCTTTcctagtaaaatttattacaaaaatagtttatatttgttatcgggctatatatgtatttcaaatttttgctcAGCGAAAATTGACTCGCTATatataatagaagaaaaattaacttttcattaaactttgttttttaattccttgcgttcaatttataatatctaaaacatatattataaattaaacgcaagcagttaaaaaagttattttactgtctcatattatacataattaaacatattattctTATCGCCGTGGAACGATAATGAATGTCAACGGTAATAGTTATCTTAAAAGGCACAACAGTTACAGAAACGcatgcaataattaataaatttgacgcGGAGTtggcattttattaataatcgatATTGAAATCTGCGCTGTTGTCAATCTTGAACAcgaaaaacaacattttatttGCGCAGAAGTGCAATTATTTTGCGATAAAGTGTATCATGAGTCAAATCTTTCGtgccattttgaatttatcattatttatatctttttgccAGAATTAGAACTTACCACCAAAAATATTATCCAATCAGTGTGGGATAAATCGTCAGGCTAAATAGTTTCGTTATTACAGTACGGCACACTTCTTCTTATTCTTCTTGTAATTTGGTTTCAGTGGTGGCCGTTCTGAAAGTTGAAACTTTCTGACAATTCGCACCAGCTCGTGGAAAGCTTGATCGACGTTCATCCGTAGCTTAGCGCTGCACTCAATGTATGGAATTTTCAACTGACGCGCCAGATTTTGTGCTTCCTCAACTGATACCTAAAATAAAGATTCAAATTGGTCACAGAAAATTGTAgggaaaaatatatacaattacaattattgttttCTGTGTAGAAAAAAACGAACGGGTTAAATTGCTTATTCAGTGACACTTACACTCCTTTGGTGGTCCAAATCTGCTTTATTTCCAACCATTAACATGGGAAATTCATCTCGATCCTTTACTCGAAGTATCTGCCTGTGAAACTTTGACATCTCATCAAAGGACGAATGATCGGTGACAGCAAACACGAGAAGAAATCCCTCGCCACTTCTCATGTATTGTTCGCGCATCGCGCTAAATTCTTCTTGTCCAGCAGTGTCCAATACTACATTAACATAAACATAATTTCGATATAATGCTTGATTCTTGATTCTGTATTAAGCTAAATAGATCAAGAACAAACGCAAATAAGCAAAAGTAAAAGcagattttaaacaaattgaGATTTAATATTTGTTCCATGTGctgtaaatttcaagattacgtctatgaattatttattgttttcgtTATGTTTACATGAATCTTTCATATAGATAAtagaatgtaatttattataattggatAGTACAATACaaaacgtaattaaataaaaaaattgttaaaatatatctgACTTTAGTCAGAATggaataataagaataataaaataacattaaaaataaaagaatggaatatataattttcactatttctGATGAAATCAGAACCTTCAACACTTCATtgattgtttattaatataatttggcacttaaggtgatgctaaagtcgtccttttttaccgaccgaacgttaattttcgggcatgccgttcttctaattgcattcacagatttaaaaatccttttccacagttaaagtatagacagtaatgtataatggacgctatataaggataaagaaaacaaaaaaaattaagaataattttccaatttttttcgttttcattattcttatatagcgtccattatacattattgtctatactttaactgtggaaaaggatttttaaatctgtaaatgcaattagaagaacggcatgcccgaaaattaacgtttggtcggtaaaaaaggacgactttagcatccctttaaaatatagtttacagagtttacattaaatacactatatgtataaatttttattttacacgctCAATTCTGATTTATTTTTCACTTACTGTCAAGTTTGGCTGGAACATCGTCGATAACACATTGCTTCGTGTAAGAATCCTCGATTGTTGGATCATAATCGGTCACGAAATAACTctgaaaaaagatattaaaatacattgtatatataGGATCATAAAGATAACACATTATAtatgacaaatttattatattatattttacgacatattttatatttcatcaggtgttttaaataaaaaaatataatcaaagagttgtactaaattttaagattatgtctatgtagattatttacatattgttaCGTTGTGTTTACATGTATCTTTTTCTTGTAGAATACAATttaagcaatgtaaattattataaattgcataacacagcaaagaaaaaacgaatcaagttataaaataaaatcgtcgatacaatttaatattgataaaatagaaACATAATATCAAAAACGGAATATAATTTTCCCTATTTCTGATCAAATTTAAATCTTCTATAATCCACTGATTACTATTTACATAAATCTACATAAAACATGTAAAACATAACGTAGTTTTCGTCAGGGCTGTGCTCGTAAACGCACGTTCACAAATATTCAATTTCAAATGCGAACATCAGCTGCAATTGCCGATCGCCGGCAAGTCGCATTAGCGTCATATATACTTGCAAATATCGCCGCGCGTGTCGCACCGCGTCCTCTTTCAGTCCTCTCGCGAGATACGTGGGGGTACGCGCGCTCGAGGTTTCGTCGGAATCGACGCGCCACGGCGCTGCCGCGTATATGACCATATATGACGATTGTATACGGCTGTACGACGCTGTGACATAATGCCTACAAGGCTACAACAGCCGTCCGACTGTTGTTTTTCCCGTCTCCTAGCAGgtaacgcgacgcgacgctatCACGCTCGCGGATTTTACGATCGCGCCTTCCTCGTTTTCCATTTCAGGCCTGTCTCCGCGACGACAACACGTCGAGCGACAGTTGAGGCATCGCCGTCGCGGAGCGGAGCATCGCTCGAATCGCTCCATCGCTCCGAAAAATCGCATTTCGCGACGAACgcgagagggggagggagagcaTTTTCATTTCGCCTTTTCGGGCGCGAAAGAGAAATGCGAATCCCGTCGCGGATACGCGAAGAAAAACACCGCGGTCGCATCTGCTCGCGACACTCGCGATCAGATGGCTGGACGATCGTCCCCGCGCGGCGGGGGGATCGAAAATTCGCGGGATCGCGATGATCGGCGGCAGCGCGCCACAAATTTCGATGCTGCTGAAACTTACTTGGATGAATTGTATCGTGATTGCCGATTTTCCGACACCGCCCCCACCCACGACGACGAGCTTGTAGGTCTGCGCATAGCTCTGCCTGTCAGCGGCTTTCGAcatctttctccttctctctctctctctctcgcgctcgctcgctcgtgctCACTTGCTCTCGCTGGCGCCGCACGCGCGCGATTAAACGTTCATCCCCGCGTGCGTGCGCGATTGACGCAGATTGACGGCGCCCGCCGACACGATACAGGAGATACGACGACGTGCCGCGCGCGCAGAAACTGGCAGAAACGAGTATCCTGGAGTATCCGCGGACGTTTTCGCGACGGCGAGCCCGCGCCGATGATCGCCGGACGAGCGCGCAACCTCGCTGGTAGCCCCGCACATGCGTTGGCTCACGCCAACTTTTTATGGTCGGGATTCTCCCCTCCGCGACCGAGTGTGTACGCACGTAGGTTTTGTGTAGGTTTGCGGTACAGTCGCGCGCGGCGCTGCGTGTCTTTATTGCGCGTATCACGCTCAGTTTTCTTCTTGCGAATCAACTCGCCTGTGCTCGCCTGTCAACAGATACGTCCTGTGTATCACTAGTCATTTAAATAAGCTTCCATCTGTACTCCAATTCACACGTAAGTAGCGCCTTTGTCCACTCCGAAAGTTACCGTTTATCAATAATCTGCATTGAggaattaattatatacttgtAAATAATTCATCGTGGAACGATAACCTTTTCATGATGAAGCGAAATCATATGGATTTGATAAGTAcctgtttattaataaaaaaaaatcatgcatTTATTGCGCCTGTAACTTTTTCTGATGAAGAAAGATAAGAAATTGCTCCAAAAAACCAATCAGAAAACACGTACTGTTTTTTGATAGGGAACAATGAAGTTATTATTTAGCATCTGTTTTATGTTGCAGACGTTAAATATGAACAGCTCGACAGATCCAAGGCGGCCAGACAAGGAAGTGCGCTACAAGCCCCCGGGTTCAAATAATCAGTCACACATGCAAGACGACATGACTCCAGAGTACATGAACGTCATAGGAATGATTTTCAGCATGTGCGGCCTGATGATGAGGTTGAAATGGTGTTCCTGGGTGGCGCTCTACTGCTCCTGCATCAGCTTCG contains the following coding sequences:
- the LOC105196661 gene encoding ras-like protein 2, producing the protein MSKAADRQSYAQTYKLVVVGGGGVGKSAITIQFIQSYFVTDYDPTIEDSYTKQCVIDDVPAKLDILDTAGQEEFSAMREQYMRSGEGFLLVFAVTDHSSFDEMSKFHRQILRVKDRDEFPMLMVGNKADLDHQRSVSVEEAQNLARQLKIPYIECSAKLRMNVDQAFHELVRIVRKFQLSERPPLKPNYKKNKKKCAVL
- the LOC105199442 gene encoding protein Asterix; this translates as MNSSTDPRRPDKEVRYKPPGSNNQSHMQDDMTPEYMNVIGMIFSMCGLMMRLKWCSWVALYCSCISFANTRVSEDAKQILSCFMLSISAVVMSYLQNPQPMIPPWASAMQ